The genomic segment ACCGTTTGAAGCAAAATGACTGAAAAACCTGGTTCCATCAAAACGGAAGATCATCCGGTCCGTTGTCCCCTTCATCAAAAGGATCATCCTCCGGCCCCGTCTCCCGGGAGGGGGAGCGCTCCTGTGCCTGTGGTTTATCCTGGGAGCTTTGAGCTCCGGAAGAAGCCGGGCTTGTTCTTTCTGTGTATCCGCCACTGCCCTGAGTATCCCCGTCTGCATCGTCCGGCTTCCGTCCCAGCAGTTGCATCTGGTCGCCCACAATTTCTGTGATGTATTTCTTGTTCCCGTCGGCATCCTCATAGGAGCGGGTTTTGATCCGTCCCTCAATATAGATCTGGGTCCCTTTCTTCACGTACTTCTCCGCCACCTGTGCCAGTCCCCGCCACAGCACGATGTTGTGCCATTCGGTGGTGGAGACACGCTCACCGGCCTTGTTTTTATAAGTCTCGCTGGTGGCCATGGGAAATTTCGTAATGGCCGTTGATTCATCCAGGTACCTTGTTTCGGGGTCCTTACCCACGTTCCCC from the Bacteroidales bacterium genome contains:
- a CDS encoding single-stranded DNA-binding protein — protein: MSVNKVILVGNVGKDPETRYLDESTAITKFPMATSETYKNKAGERVSTTEWHNIVLWRGLAQVAEKYVKKGTQIYIEGRIKTRSYEDADGNKKYITEIVGDQMQLLGRKPDDADGDTQGSGGYTERTSPASSGAQSSQDKPQAQERSPSRETGPEDDPFDEGDNGPDDLPF